The Vulpes lagopus strain Blue_001 chromosome 6, ASM1834538v1, whole genome shotgun sequence genome has a segment encoding these proteins:
- the LOC121492540 gene encoding uncharacterized protein LOC121492540, with the protein MVEGQEDRRALLSRLVPGRRRVWELERSGKPRAAASGRRSELLCGSARPPQPGAHTRGGDGGGWGGRGQPPPLLHRAGTTNSDAVSRRPQDAREVEGASHPVRGTASPSAVTGRRGAPNACPERLCARARRPGHPRAPFLRDCRLEARRAADPGGKRSAPAGGWEGVQGTCAGSQKATTETQSDSPNSREFRRTQSGEMCVRRYTVGEAGTLHKLVAPFMERWISDNVLELSPGWESCIVLWRMTTMAAASPLPSQSHSSLLL; encoded by the exons ATGGTGGAGGGCCAAGAGGACAGACGCGCCCTCCTCTCCCGGCTCGTACCTGGGCGGAGGAGAGTCTGGGAGCTGGAGCGCTCCGGGAAGCCGCGG GCTGCAGCATCCGGGCGGCGCTCGGAGCTCCTCTGCGGATCCGCGCGCCCACCGCAGCCGGGAGCCCACACCCGGGGCggggatggtggggggtgggggggaagggggcagccGCCGCCCCTTCTGCACCGCGCGGGGACGACCAACTCAGACGCGGTGTCCCGGCGCCCGCAGGATGCCCGAGAGGTGGAAGGCGCGTCACACCCGGTGCGGGGCACTGCGAGTCCCTCAGCGGTGACCGGGAGGAGAGGGGCCCCGAACGCCTGCCCGGAGCGGCTCTGCGCGCGAGCGCGGCGGCCTGGGCATCCCCGCGCTCCGTTCCTCCGGGACTGCAGGCTGGAAGCGCGCAGGGCCGCGGACCCCGGGGGGAAGCGTTCGGCCCCcgcagggggctgggagggcgTGCAGGGCACTTGTGCGGGTTCGCAGAAGGCGACAACGGAAACCCAAAGTGACTCACCAAACAGCAGAGAATTTAGAAGGACCCAGTCCGGGGAGATGTGCGTAAGAAG GTATACTGTGGGAGAAGCTGGCACCCTTCATAAATTGGTGGCACCCTTCATGGAGCGGTGGATAAGTGACAATGTACTAGAGTTATCACCAGGCTGGGAGTCCTGCATTGTCCTTTGGAGGATGACAACCATGGCTGCTGCTTCACCGCTGCCTTCTCAATCTCATTCATCACTTCTCCTGTGA